A single Mytilus trossulus isolate FHL-02 chromosome 12, PNRI_Mtr1.1.1.hap1, whole genome shotgun sequence DNA region contains:
- the LOC134693066 gene encoding uncharacterized protein LOC134693066 isoform X2: protein MSTMESFLITFTCLTMILQSVAQSVQPRQPGQPGQPVQPGPRQAFPMNTRQNQGRVQAQNVPQSTLPGNPVNQQGNILRQADSCVMEVISISSNCFQNAGYQLQLVDAVISNGTITPLPPNANLLDLRRALCNIRPQVIQCIIPATLNKRGAGSCTDPLEFNFAENQVVRRLSSLQDMCGAGNLPTSRPCIQTANRDLQGCYGKIGLTADMFISNETEIKGAIIGKDNPAASKFCGLRGKLFGCMRDVLDNCAGAAEYLLLTGYDHSSMEASIEVLCDDIEVYIDGLQCFQEATTDVKNCMDKMSSGMIDLAARQIEFGMNQTAFFKEYCTIRVSHLQCDMGAWTRKCSPASVGLKNEYECRLLPKTCQNDQSLQKTLANEACSIDNFARKLRQVSSAPFTRATTFTISITTLILSAIFML from the exons ATGTCTACCATGGAATCGTTTCttattacatttacat GCTTAACAATGATTTTGCAATCGGTTGCCCAGTCAGTACAACCTAGACAGCCAGGACAGCCGGGACAGCCAGTACAACCAGGACCAAGACAAGCATTTCCTATGAACACCAGACAAAATCAAGGCAGAGTCCAAGCTCAGAACGTGCCTCAATCGACACTACCTGGTAACCCAGTCAACCAACAGGGAAACATTCTTCGTCAGGCTGACTCATGCGTGATGGAAGTTATTTCGATTAGTTCAAATTGTTTCCAGAATGCTGGATACCAGTTACAACTTGTCGATGCTGTTATTTCTAACGGAACTATTACACCACTGCCACCAAACGCCAACCTACTAGATCTTAGACGCGCCCTCTGCAA CATCCGACCTCAAGTGATACAGTGCATTATTCCCGCCACATTAAACAAGAGAGGAGCTGGATCTTGTACAGATCCTCTGGAATTTAACTTTGCAGAAAACCAGGTTGTACGAAGATTGTCCTCCCTTCAGGATATGTGTGGAGCAG GTAATTTACCAACATCAAGACCATGTATCCAAACAGCCAATAGAGACTTACAAGGTTGCTATGGGAAAATTGGATTGACAGCAGATATGTTtatttctaatgaaactgaaattaaaggTGCTATTATCGGAAAGGATAACCCAGCTGCATCGAAATTTTGCGG ACTTCGTGGTAAACTGTTTGGATGTATGAGAGACGTTTTGGATAACTGCGCAGGCGCTGCCGAGTACCTGTTGTTGACCGGATACGACCATTCTTCCATGGAAGCCAGCATTGAGGTTCTCTGTGATGATATAGAAG TATATATTGATGGTCTCCAATGTTTCCAAGAGGCAACCACGGATGTGAAAAATTGCATGGATAAAATGTCGTCTGGAATGATTGATTTGGCAGCAAGACAAATCGAGTTTGGAATGAACCAAACagcattttttaaagaatattgcaC CATTCGGGTTAGCCATCTCCAGTGCGATATGGGTGCATGGACAAGAAAATGTTCTCCTGCCAGTGTCGGGCTCAAAAATGAGTACGAGTGTCGTCTACTTCCAAAAACTTGTCAGAATGACCAATCACTACAGAAAACATTGGCAAATGAAGCCTGCAGCATTGACAATTTCGCGCGTAAACTCAGACAAGTATCAAGTGCACCATTCACAAGAGCAACAACATTTACTATCAGTATAACCACGCTAATCCTGTCGGccatttttatgttgtaa
- the LOC134693066 gene encoding uncharacterized protein LOC134693066 isoform X1, translating into MSTMESFLITFTCLTMILQSVAQSVQPRQPGQPGQPVQPGPRQAFPMNTRQNQGRVQAQNVPQSTLPGNPVNQQGNILRQADSCVMEVISISSNCFQNAGYQLQLVDAVISNGTITPLPPNANLLDLRRALCNIRPQVIQCIIPATLNKRGAGSCTDPLEFNFAENQVVRRLSSLQDMCGAGTSNTNSGNLPTSRPCIQTANRDLQGCYGKIGLTADMFISNETEIKGAIIGKDNPAASKFCGLRGKLFGCMRDVLDNCAGAAEYLLLTGYDHSSMEASIEVLCDDIEVYIDGLQCFQEATTDVKNCMDKMSSGMIDLAARQIEFGMNQTAFFKEYCTIRVSHLQCDMGAWTRKCSPASVGLKNEYECRLLPKTCQNDQSLQKTLANEACSIDNFARKLRQVSSAPFTRATTFTISITTLILSAIFML; encoded by the exons ATGTCTACCATGGAATCGTTTCttattacatttacat GCTTAACAATGATTTTGCAATCGGTTGCCCAGTCAGTACAACCTAGACAGCCAGGACAGCCGGGACAGCCAGTACAACCAGGACCAAGACAAGCATTTCCTATGAACACCAGACAAAATCAAGGCAGAGTCCAAGCTCAGAACGTGCCTCAATCGACACTACCTGGTAACCCAGTCAACCAACAGGGAAACATTCTTCGTCAGGCTGACTCATGCGTGATGGAAGTTATTTCGATTAGTTCAAATTGTTTCCAGAATGCTGGATACCAGTTACAACTTGTCGATGCTGTTATTTCTAACGGAACTATTACACCACTGCCACCAAACGCCAACCTACTAGATCTTAGACGCGCCCTCTGCAA CATCCGACCTCAAGTGATACAGTGCATTATTCCCGCCACATTAAACAAGAGAGGAGCTGGATCTTGTACAGATCCTCTGGAATTTAACTTTGCAGAAAACCAGGTTGTACGAAGATTGTCCTCCCTTCAGGATATGTGTGGAGCAGGTACATCTAATACTAACTCAG GTAATTTACCAACATCAAGACCATGTATCCAAACAGCCAATAGAGACTTACAAGGTTGCTATGGGAAAATTGGATTGACAGCAGATATGTTtatttctaatgaaactgaaattaaaggTGCTATTATCGGAAAGGATAACCCAGCTGCATCGAAATTTTGCGG ACTTCGTGGTAAACTGTTTGGATGTATGAGAGACGTTTTGGATAACTGCGCAGGCGCTGCCGAGTACCTGTTGTTGACCGGATACGACCATTCTTCCATGGAAGCCAGCATTGAGGTTCTCTGTGATGATATAGAAG TATATATTGATGGTCTCCAATGTTTCCAAGAGGCAACCACGGATGTGAAAAATTGCATGGATAAAATGTCGTCTGGAATGATTGATTTGGCAGCAAGACAAATCGAGTTTGGAATGAACCAAACagcattttttaaagaatattgcaC CATTCGGGTTAGCCATCTCCAGTGCGATATGGGTGCATGGACAAGAAAATGTTCTCCTGCCAGTGTCGGGCTCAAAAATGAGTACGAGTGTCGTCTACTTCCAAAAACTTGTCAGAATGACCAATCACTACAGAAAACATTGGCAAATGAAGCCTGCAGCATTGACAATTTCGCGCGTAAACTCAGACAAGTATCAAGTGCACCATTCACAAGAGCAACAACATTTACTATCAGTATAACCACGCTAATCCTGTCGGccatttttatgttgtaa